Below is a genomic region from Bos javanicus breed banteng chromosome 13, ARS-OSU_banteng_1.0, whole genome shotgun sequence.
GCAGGGAGACTGGACAGGCTCTGGGAACCAGTGGGCCTGCAGCAAGGGACGACTGTCCAGGCCCTGCCCCTTCGCTGTGAAGTTAGAGATGTCGAGCCCAGAACTCGAGGTGTCCCGGAGGACGGGAGGGGCCTGGGGTCGCTGCTCTAGAGGACGCATCTGTGTCACAGACGGGAaacagccctgccaggctcccgcGGAGCGTCCCTGACCCCTCCCCTATCTCCTGAGGCAGGAAAGAAGGATGGAGACTGGGGTAACTTGTCTCCGCCATCACACCAACGCTGAATGCcatctccagggcttccctgctctGAGCCCGCTAGGCCTGCTGGGTGGGGAAGCTTGGCCAAGGGCTGTAGGGCTCATCCCCTGTACCCCCTGGCCTGACTAGGCCCTGGGCTGCAGGAAGTGGTCCCCACTCCTTCCCAGCCCTGCAGCTGCTCTGGCTACTTCAGGAAAAAGTCAGATAACTCCCCCTCAGGGGAGGCGAGTTTACCAACAAGGCAGCTGGCACTGCCAGCCATTGAGACCCTGAGGTAATGGGGGACACAGGCCGTGTCTTTGCTGTTACCAGGGTTTCCGGGGTCAGAAGTGGGGAGGTGGCACCTAGCTGTAGCAGGCCAAGGACCAGTTATATCTGATCCCTGGTGTCTAGGACCCCCAGGAGGAGGCGGCGATGGCTCCAGGTCTTAAGAGCTCAGCCTGGCTCTGACCCCAGTTCCTCAATCAAGCCTACAAATTGCTTCTGGTCACAACAGTGCCCCTCAACTACCATTGGCCCACCAAGAAAGGCCATTTGCCACCCCCAGACCTAAGCCTAGCCCAGGGTCCCGGCTTCCAGTTGGACTCTATCCCTCTTATAGGCACACCAGTTCTTTTAATTGCACAGTGGGGGCACCCCATTTTCCCCACCCTGCGAAGTTCAGTGCTCCAAGCCCTGTCATGGCCCCTcaagagaagagggtggggatggggcggCCATGGAGACAGGGCGGCCAAGCCAGGATCAGAGCAGTGGGTGAGCTCTTGGCCACTCCTGCCACACCTGCCCTAGGACTGTACAGATGGGGGTGGCAGTGACTGCTGGGGACCATGACAGTCTCTGCTGGGCGTGGTGGACTTCTCCTCGGTGGCCTTCTGTGGGTGTCGTGAGTTAAAGTTTCCAGAGAACATCCAGCTCGGGGAAGAACTGGGCTCCTCGAAGCACTCATACAGGAGAGGGTGGCACTCTCTGCCCACGGCActgtcccacccccacccttgccTAAAAGGGAAAGGCTTCTGTCTACCCACCTTGAACCACACAAGAAGCACCGAGGGCCAGGTGTGTGGGTGCAGGGGGACAGTCTATAACTATAAGCAGTTGTGCCTGTGGGGAAAGGCTGGGGCTGGCCAGCGTCCCAGCTCAGGGTTTAAGATCTCAAAGGCCAAAGATCCAGAATGGCTTGAACAAGGTCATGGGATAAAGGCCTGGAAGACAGATCGAGGAGCAGTTAAGGCTTCTTGCAGATCCTCAACCACAAGACTCAGGACAGAGGAAGAGGGGGCAGCAGTCCTGGGGCCCCAAACTGCCCAGAAGCCATGACAAGAGTTCAGGGAAAGAGCCCCTCGCTGCgtcttgtttccccatctgtaagtgGGATCAGTAGACTGGCTGCAGCTGCCTTCAAGGTCATTCATTAAACAAGCATCTGTGACTGCCACCATGGGCTTAGGTATAATTCAGGGTGCTTACACCAGCCCTGACTGACTGTGACGGAGAGAGACCTTTAAGTGCTTGCTGTCAAAGCCAGGGTCGGGGAACTGCTCCCCAAGGGCTGTCTGAAGAACTGGGCTCAAGAAGGAAGGGTGTTTCAGGGGGAGAACCAAGAAGGAAAGTCTGGGGGTATCAGGGAGCAGCCAGAGGTCCAGCTGGGCAGGATCACAGCTGGCAAGAGGGATGGCAAGGCGAGTCAGAGAGCAGGGTAGGAGAGGCTCAGAGGGCTTCCTTCTGTGCCAGGCCTGGTGGGAGAGGGGGATGGCAGGAACCCTCAAGGGCTTCAGGGTGAAGTACTGGGGTCCGCATGCAATGGGCGAGACTGGCTGGAGGCTCGGAGGCCAGGCCTAAACAAATGTGACGGGCAGCTGGGGTGCTCAGTCCGGGAAGCTCTATGCTTCTGTAAGCACTTAAAAGGGAGAACAAAGAGAGGGCCCAAATCAGGTCTGTCCCCCACCCTAAGGGGCTGGTCAAATGTGGAcaggtggggggaagggaggctgCCCAGAGCGCTGGCCTTCCAGAACCtccagaggagggagaggaggaggaggaatgtgAGGAATGCAGGGCCGCCTACCGGCTCCTTCCtgctgctgggggcagggagcctCGGAGCCTCTCCAAGGCTGCCCACCTTGTCACTGGGAGAGAGATGGATGGTGTGAATGCTCTTGAGGATTAAGGGAGATAAAGCACGGAAGTGGTTGGCACCGAACCCAATCCTAAGTGTTTACCCACACGATGACAACAGAAATAGCTTCCTCTGGGCCGGGCACCATGCCAGGGGCTTTTCGGGCACAAGTCAACGGATCCCTTTGGCTGGGCACTCCTATCcattccagatgaggaaacactTCAGAGAGGTAGAGGAAGTTGTTTCAGAGCATATCACAAGGCCAACGCTGGCTGCTTCTGTGATGAGCCGGGTGGCAGGAGCCCCCAGCCTATAGGAGCACAAAGGCCAGGCACAGCcgagtggggtgggggtaggcCAGAAGATTCTCTGGCCCAGGGTCACTGGCTTGCCCATCTGCACCCTCTGCCTATAGGGAAGCCCCACACGCCTGCAGCCAAGATGTCCAGTAAACGGGCCAAGGCCAAGACCACCAAGAAGCGGCCACAGAGGGCCACGTCCAATGTGTTCGCGATGTTTGACCAGTCCCAGATCCAGGAGTTTAAGGAGGCCTTCAACATGATCGACCAGAACCGGGACGGCTTCATCGACAAGGAGGACCTGCATGACATGCTGGCCTCAATGGGTGAGCAGAGGCGGGGCTGGGGGGCCGAGTGGGCCCACGAGGGCTGCAGCTGGAGCAGGCGGTGGGGCGGCTCATCCCTCAGGAAACACTTCCTGTGTACCGACTGAGGTGCCCACCCTGGAGAGGAGCTGCCACCTCTTTCTCCATTtaacagacagggaaactgaggcactgagcaGTTCGGCACTTGAACCCAGACAGGCCCACGCCTGCCTCAGGCAGATCTGAGGTTTCAACTGCCTGGTACCACTTCACTGAAGGAAAAGGATCAACAGCTACAAAACTGCAGACtttccattgtacagatggggaaactgaggcctagagtgGAGACCAGGGCACCTTCTTGCTCCCTCAGAGGCTACCTGTGTAAGATTCTGAGAGGCGGACTCCAGTGACTTCCCCAGACTCAGAATCTCAGAGCTGAAAGGCCTCAGGAATCTAGCACCTTGCACCATTgctcagatggggaaactgaggcccagaggccaGGCCCCCAGATACCAAGGTGGTCTGCCTCCACATGGCTCCCCGTGCACTGGCCACAGACAAACCCCCTCAGCCCCAGTTCCTGGCGCCCCTTTCATCCAGGTGAAAGTATCTGGGTCAGACACCGGCTGGGGGGTGGTCTCAGGTAGCAGAGGAGGCAGCCTACGGCAGTCACGCCTGAGTCAGTCCCTGGCACCGCCCCTCACTGAGCAGCCCCACTCAGGCCCGTGGCCCGTGGGTGCATCCCAGGGGGTCTGGTGAGAGGGGCAAACGACCTAGCGGGACCAGGAGAGCGGACACTGGACACTGTCCCCACCCTCAGCGCCACACCTCTCCCAGCTTCAGGCCAGACTCACCTGGAGGCTCCTCCCTGGGAAGTcaggggcaggaaggaagagTGAGGCCTGGGCAGGACAGGAGCTGTGTGTCTGTCACAGCTCTTCAGATCCCATGGGGACACAGCAGAGTGTAGGGCTCAGAGGAGACAGGGACACAAAGACTCCTTCCCATTTAGGAGGTAGAagccgggcttcccaggtggcccagtggtcaggaatccacctgccaatgcaagagacgcaggttcggtccctgagtcgggaagatcccctggagtaggaaaggacAACCCGCTGCAGTATTTTCTtacctccatggacagaggagcctggtgggccacagtccatgggatcacaaagagtcagatgtgactgagcacacacacctggGCTCTCAACCCCAGAGACTAGACTGGATATTTACCCAGAAAAACCCCCACTGCTGTTTGCAGTTCAAGTCAGTGGGTCCACAGATCAGTCAGGGTCTCTGGTTAAGAACATCACCctctgggagttccctggcagtccagtggttaggactccgtacTTCCCCTGCAAGgagtgtgagtttgatccttggtaggggaactaagattttgTGGGTCACGTGGCACAGCTGAAAACAAGAATCAGAACCATCCTCCTCAGGTTTAAAAACAAGAGCAGCAAagaatagcttccctggtggctcagacggtaaaaacaAGAGCAGCAAACAATAGAACAGTAATAACAAGCGGCAGCTGTGCAGCTATGATCCTAAATCTCAAAGGCAGGCGTGATTATCAGTCTCATTTTATAAacgaggaaacaggctcagagaggttaagtaatctgcccaaggtcacacagctacaaagtggcagagctgggatttgaacccagcagCTGATCAGAGTCCGTAGGGCTGTGCCAGTCACTGTTCTGTGCATTTTACAGCTGTTGCCGTCCTCATCTTCGCAGTTCTCCTCAGGGACTGGGGAAGCAGGCACAGAGCTGGGATTCAGCCCTTAGCCTGTGTGGCACCAAAGCTCACTGGTTTACCTACTGTCGAAACTGTGCCTAGGGCCTGGGGTCTGGCTGCCTGGCTTCACATGCTGGCTCCATTCCTCACTCGCGGTGTGACAGAGGACAAGTCACCTCACCTCTGAGGTGAAGCCTCAGGTCCCACATTGGTGAAGGGGTAAGAAGGCCGAGGTGGTGACACTTAAAGCCATAAGGCACACAGAGTGCCAAAGGCAGGGAGCAGTCAGCAGAAGGGGGCTCTTATACCTCAGACAGCGTGACCCACAGCGATATCCAGACCCCAGACCCAAGGTGGAAATGGTCGAGGCCGCCAGGGGAGTGGGTGGTGATTATCAGTGGGGCAGGGCAGTCAGAGCCAGCGGTCCCAGAGAGAGGCTTTACAGTTTACCaagttaactgctgctgctgctggtaagtcgcttcagtcgtgtccgactccgtgcgaccccatagacggcagcccaccaggctcctcggtccctgggattctccaggcaagaacactggagtgggctgccatttccttctccaatgcatgaaagtgaaaagggaaagtgaagtcgctcagtcatgtccgactcttagcgaccccatggactgcagcctaccaggctcctccgtccgtgggattttccaggcaagagtactggagtgggtcgccagtgccttctctgactaAGTTAACTAGTCTGCTCTAGTTTACTAACActagggcttcgctggtggctgagatggtaccTGTAATGCAGGGTTCGatatctgggtggggaagatcccctggaggagggcatggctattcactccagtattcttgcctggataattccatggacagagaagccaggtgggctacagtccgtgaggtcgcagagtcggacacgactgagtgactaccttTTCACACTTTTCAATAGTTTACTAAATTTACTGTCTCTTGTCCATGGGGCTATGTAGGGAGGGGACGGGAGGTGAGAGCAGGCACGGATGGCCCTTCCCCACAGGGAAGAACCCCACGGACGAGTACCTGGAGGGCATGATGAGCGAGGCCCCGGGGCCCATCAACTTCACCATGTTCCTCACCATGTTTGGGGAGAAGCTGAACGGCACAGACCCCGAGGACGTGATCCGTAACGCCTTCGCCTGCTTCGACGAGGAGGCCTCAGGTCAGTCGGCAGCCTCGGGACAGAGGCCTGGATGGGGCTGGGGCCGTGCACCTCACCCGGGCACCCCGTGTATGCAAGTGGCACCTGGCCACGCTGGCACCTCAGGGCTCCCCTCTGCCCCCAAAGGCCAGGACAGAGATCATCTGTCCACCTGTTTCTGCCACCAGAATAATAAAGGCTGCCTCCTCGTTTTGTTCCCCCTCAAAGGCTAAACTGAAACAGCCCACATCCCGCACGCCTTCCCACTTCTTAGCTCTCCTGTTGTCTTAATGCACTGGCCTCTGCTTTTGACCCTTCCAGAAACCAAACCATCTCAGGCCCGTGGGCCAACAGGTTACAGAAACCAGCACCCCTCACCCTCAGGTTCTCCAAAGGGCTTCTCAGCCACTGTGGGTCTCTCCCAGGGACAGGCCTGCAGGACACCGCTTTGGTGGTTTCTCAGGGCCTAGAGGTGCACCACAGGCCTAAGCACGTTCAGAGCCTTTTCCTGACTGTGTCACAGCTCCCTAACTAGGCTGGCATATTTtcctccccattttccagatcaAACAGGcaaagaaaggttaagtaacttgcccaaggtcacacagctagaaagaagAGGAGATCAGCATTCAGACGCAGGCAGTGGAGCTCTGGGGCCCAGGTTCTTCAAGCAGCACCGTCAGCACCCCCACAGCCCCAGGCAGGGCCACTCCAACCCTCACAGCCCCAGGGCCCCCATCCGCACCCCCACAGAAACACCTCGCAGACAGCCTCACTGCAGAACTGTTCCCGCTGGGCCCTGGTGACCTCGAACCGAACAGACACCAGGGCTGTGTCTTTTCCTGGCTGCCCCCCCACCCTCCAGCTACGAGGTCTGCGAGTCCTGGGGGGTGCCCCGGGCAGGGGGTGTGAGGTGTGTCTCAAGGCCCTGGCCCTGCGCCCCCTCCACCCGCCCTCCCCAGGTTTCATCCATGAGGACCACCTTCGGGAGCTGCTCACCACCATGGGTGACCGCTTCACAGACGAGGAGGTGGACGAGATGTACCGAGAGGCGCCCATTGATAAGAAAGGCAACTTCAACTATGTGGAGTTCACCCGCATCCTCAAACACGGCGCCAAGGACAAGGATGACTAGGCCATCCCAGCGCCCCCTGCCTGGCCCCTGTCCCAGCCACCTGCTCCCACATATACCGTGTGCACCAGCTCCATGCCCATGAGCCCAGAGCCCCCTCTCAGAGGACTCTCCCCCTGAGGGGCCGGGGGCCTAGCTCCGAGTGAAGGAAACGGGCCGAGAAAGCACAGCACCAGGCCAGGGGCAGAGCCAGCGGGAGGCCGGTGACCCTCCAAGGAAACCCCATCTTCTCGGGAGCTGGGCCAGGGGGCTGGACCAGGAGGCCCCGAGGGGAGGCCCCTAGGAGAGCCCCAGCCTCGGCTGTTGCCTGCCCGCTTCCGGGTGCCCCCACAGGAAGGGCGCTGTGTCCTGGTCTGGGACACCACTCCACTTGCACCCCCGCTGCAAGCCCTTCCCTAGCCACTGCCACAAACACGCATCTCACCGAGGTCCCCTCTCAGAGGACAGGGTGCCACTCCCCTCCCCGACACCGCACCCCCCCCGGGAGTGTGCTCTGGAAGATGCAAGAGGGCGGACGTTCATCTTGGGGAGGCAGAGCCTCTAATAGAAGGTTGAGCACTGCTTTGGGTGTGTATGTCTGTGGCTGGGGTGAAATAAAGGTGCCCTGAGGCCCCAAacacctcccaccctctccttccccagtggctgccctgtccttccctCCACCCCAACTACCAGCCCAGGGAAGGCTCAGCTGAGACCAgaccagcagcaggagcaggcagATCCTGAGGGGAGAACCTCTCCTGGGAGGGAGCGAGCAGAGGGGGCAGTACCCACCACAGCAAACCCCAGTGGGGGttctgaggctctgagagggcaGGGGTCAAGGTCACAGCCTTCAGGACTAGAGCCTGGTCTCCAGGGTCCCCTCAATGCTCCTGGGAAGCCAGGTGGTCCTAGAAGAGCAGGGAGGCTTTGGGAGCTGTGAGGACGGTACATCCCCTTCACTCGGGGATGGAGATGAGAAAGAATAGATTCCCTGCGGGCAGATACCAGGTGTCTGGGTGCACCCTCCACCGCTGGAGGGTCGGTTCTGCCACGTGACCAGCAGCACAGCAAGCCACAGCTTTTCACATCCCACACGTGCAAGAGACCAGCAGGACTGGGATCCCTGTTACAGCTGACAGTGGGGACACTGAGGACGGTGCCTGGAGCCTAAGGGGAAGGGACATACTGGTTGAATGAACAAAGTCAACAGGGACAGGGACCGCCTGAGGTCACCCGGTGGGTCTGGGGCAGAGGGAGAGCTGGTCCCTGGCCTCTGGACCTTCCATGGGGTTCAGGCCAGGACTGGACACATCCCATCTGCAGCCAGCAGGGAGCAGGTGCTGCTGCCTTCCCTAAAGGTGTGAGATCAGAGCCAAAGGAGCACCGAGCACTAAGGGGACCCTGCACTGGCCGAGGAAGCCGAACCTCCTCC
It encodes:
- the MYL9 gene encoding myosin regulatory light polypeptide 9 encodes the protein MSSKRAKAKTTKKRPQRATSNVFAMFDQSQIQEFKEAFNMIDQNRDGFIDKEDLHDMLASMGKNPTDEYLEGMMSEAPGPINFTMFLTMFGEKLNGTDPEDVIRNAFACFDEEASGFIHEDHLRELLTTMGDRFTDEEVDEMYREAPIDKKGNFNYVEFTRILKHGAKDKDD